TTCAAACCAATGTTTAAGACCGTATCCATCATTCCAGGCATCGATATTTTGGCCCCCGAACGAACGGAAACCAAAAGGGGATTTTTGGAATCACCAAAACGGGCTCCCATCACTTTTTCAACCCGGGCCAGATTCCGCAAAATTCCCTCCCATAACCCCTTAGGGTAACGTTTTCCATTGGCATAAAAAGCGTTACAGGCTTGGGTGGAGATGGTAAACCCCGCAGGAACCCGAATTCCAAGATGGGTCATTTCCGCCAAACCCGCCCCTTTTCCACCCAGGACATCCTTCATGTGCCCTCGCCCTTCGGCCTTTCCTTCCCCAAAAAAGTAAACATACTTGGTTGCCTTCATAATCCCTCCTTGTGTTCCCAAAGCTTGGAAACCGGAATGAATTCCATCCGGATTAAACCTCCGTCTAATTTAAAACCTGAACCAGACCGTTAACCTGTTGCGGGGTTAACACCTTCTGGGTCTGAGTAAGGTATGAAACCATGGTTGAAAAAAAAACAGATTTAAGTTTTTCATTCTCTAAAACCTGTTTTCTCAAGGCCTCAAAATTAATCACCGGTTCGGAAACCAAATCTTGAACCTCAAACTGGCCCGACTCAAAAAGGGTGGACCGACTTACCATTTCCCAAAGGTATTGTTGATTTAAGGAAGACAGTTTCTGAACCTGCATGTCCAAAAGTTCTAACTCTTTTTTTTTCTTCAGAAAAAATTCCCCGTGCCTATCCATGACCTTCCTGGCCATCCCCTCATATTCTCCCCTTGGAAATTCCATCACCGGTAAAGGAACCCCCTTGATAAAAGCATAGGTCAAAATCTGTTCTTTGTTTAAAACGGCTTGCAGCTCTTCCAACCCCTGGAGCCAGGTTTTCGTTTCATTCTTGATTAGGTCCTCCACCAATTCCAGCTGGTTAATAAGCAATTGCTCCTCGAAAACAGGGTTAAGCAAAAGCCGGCCCAGAACATCCATCTCTAATTTTAAAAAGGCATCCTGCTGAATCAACGCTCTTCGAGTATTTCGCAGAATCCCCCGGATAGAAATCATCTGGTCATCCGTCAAAGAAAGATCCTGTCGAAACTGAAAATAATCCACTGCCCGTTCCGTCACCATAACCATAAAACGATGTCCGGGGGTTTTTAAAGCCATCCCCCCGGTTTCACCCCTAGCAGCACTGTCCTGAATCAGAATTCCGAAAAACAGGAACAGGATTAAGGAATACTTCTTCCCAAAAATTGAAAGGTTTCTCCTTTCCCTCATTCCTGTTTTCCCTCACTTTGTTGGATCTTTGAAAAATTACCAAAAAGCCAAAACAGATCTCTTAATCCTTTCATCAGGGCCAGCCGGTTCTGCCGGATCTGTGGATCGGGATCCATCACCAGGACCTTTTCGAAAAACGTATCAATAAAAGGTTTAAGAGAAACCAATTCTGCTAAGGCCTTTGAATATTTAAATTCGTCCATCAAGGGAAGAACGGTTTTTTCTGTTTTTTGAAACAACCCAAAAAGGTTTCTCTCCACCTCATCCTGAAAACGTTCGGCCTGAACCTCTCCCTCAAAGCCTTTGGGGAGGATATTCATCACCCGCGTAAAAGCAACAATGAGTTCATTAAACCCGGTCTGCCTTGATAGCTGCACCAATGCGATCAAACGTTCGCGTGCATCAAAGGGATCATCACACCGATCCAGGATGGCCGTCACCAAATCCGTTCGAAAACCTTCTTGGGTCAACAGGTAGGAAATCCTCTGTTTAAAAAAATCCAAAAGCGCTTCGCCTAGTTCCTGGGAAGGTCGCTTAATCTTCCCCTGATAAACCCGGATCCCTTCCGTAATAGCACCCACCAGGGAAAGCCGTTTTTGCTTCCCAATGAGGATTAACCCTATTCCCAAAGCCTGGCGCCGGAGTCCATAGGGGTCTTGAGAACCAGATGGAGCACGATTGATGCCAAAAAATCCGGTAAGGGAATCCAATTTATCAGCGATGGCCAGGGCCGTTCCTGCTTCGGTTTGAGGTAAATGATCTCCTACAAACCCGGGAAGGTACTGCTCGGAAATCGCCTGATAGACCTCTGTCTCCTCCCCTTGAAAACGGGCATATTCTCCTCCCATGATCCCCTGTAGTTTGGGAAATTCACCTACCATCTCGGTCCTCAAATCCGCTTTGGACAAAAAAGCTGCACGACGAATTTGGTCAATAGAAAATCCATCCCATTGATTGGCCAAAAACTCTCCGAGAGCCTGCAACCGTTGGGTTTTCTCATAGAGGGTCCCCAACCCCTGATGAAAAGTCATTCCCTTCAATTCATCTACCCGTTTATCCAGCCCCTCTTTTCGATCCTTTTTGAAAAAAAACCTGGCATCCGCCAATCTGGCTCTCAGGACCCGCTCATTCCCCTTTCGTATCACATTCATCTTTGAGGCCTTCACATCACACACCGATATAAATTGGGGAAGAAGTTTTCCTTTTGGGTCTTCAATTGGGAAATAGCCCTGATGCTCCCTCATGGCATTGATCAACACCTCCCTGGGAAGCTCCAAAAATTCACGGTGGAATCCCCCCTTGATGGCAACGGGAAATTCAACCATATTGGTGGTTAACTCTAAAAGTTCTTGGTCCGGAATGACCTCGGCCCCTCCCCGGGTGAGTCGACCGATTTCTTTTTCAATTTTTACTTTCCGCTCTATAGGATCCACAAGCACATGATATTTCCTTGCCTCTTGAAGGTATTGGGTAATTCCTTTAAATTTAAACTGAATTGATTTGGTTTTTCCTGGGGAAGGGATTGCCATATGGCCCCTCGAAAAGGAACCGGCCCGAACCTTCCCAAGGGAAAAAGGAACCACCTGATCATTAAATAATGCCACAATCCACCGAATCGGTCTGGCAAAACGAACCTTCCCTCCATTCCAACGCATGCTTTTGGGGAAATGCAAAGAGGAAATTAATTCGGGGAAAATGGTTTTCAAAAGCGAAAAGGTTTTTTCCCCCTTTTCAAGTTTCTTAACGCAAATATATTCTCCCTTCTCCGTGGTTTTGAAAGAGAGATCCTCCACTTCCACTCCCTGGGATTTTGCAAAACCTTTTGCGGCTGGGGTAGGATGGCCCTGGGGGTCATAAGAAATCCTTCTGGCGGGACCCAATGTTTCCATTTCAACATCGGTTTGTTGAACCGAGACATCCTCACACAAAAGAACCAACCGCCGAGGAGTTCCAAGGGTTTTGAGTCCTGAGAAGGCAATGCGATGGTTTTGAAACATTGTTTCGGCCAATTTTTCCAACTGCCCGAGGGCGGGCGGCAAAAAGACCGCAGGAATTTCTTCGGTTCCAATTTCTAGGAAGAGTTCTTTAGACATGAATCTTCCAAACTTTCTCCCTTTTCTTTCCCGGTTGGGTTAAAGGATGTCCTTTTTCTTCCCGAAAATGAAGGTACGCTTCCGCACATTTTCGGGCAATGTTACGAACGCGTGTAATATAAGTTGTACGCTCTGCCACACTGATGGCCCCTCGGGCTTCAAGGAGATTGAAAAGGTGGGAACACTTCATGCATTGGTCATAGGCCGGGTAAACAAGTCCTTTTTCGACCAACCGTTTTGCCTCCTCCTCGCAGAGGGAAAATGCTTGCTTTAAACCCTCAATGTCCGCCTCTTCAAAGTTATAACGGGAAAACTGGATCTCCGTCTCGTGGTGAACATCCCCATAAAAAATTCCATCGGTCCAAACCAAATCAAAAACATTGTCCACATTTTGAAGGTACATGGCAATCCGCTCAAGCCCATAGGTAATTTCAACGGAAACCGGATCCAATTCAATCCCCCCCACCTCTTGAAAATAGGTGAATTGGGTGATCTCCATTCCATCCAACCGCACTTCCCAGCCCAGGCCCCAGGCTCCCAGCGTGGGAGATTCCCAATCATCATGGACAAACCGGATATCATGCTCCCTATTGGAAATACCCACTTCTTTTAAGCTTTTCAGGTAGAGTTGTTGGATATCCTCCGGAGGGGGTTTAAGCAAAACCTGATATTGATAATAATGCTGAAGCCGGTTGGGATTTTCCCCATACCGGCCATCGGTGGGTCTTCGGCAGGGTTGAACAAAAGCGGCCTTCCAAAATTCCGGACCTAACGCTCGGAGAAAGGTGGCAGGGTGAAAGGTACCCGCCCCCATCTCAAGGTCATAGGGCTGCTGAAGTACACATCCTTGTTTTTCCCAAAAATGCTGGAAGGCTAAAATTAGCTGTTGAAAGGTTAAAGAAGAAATTTTTTTCATAGGGGTTCAAGACCTTTTTTCTAAATAGAATTAAGATGTTGAAGGTATCAAATGGAAGGGCAAAAAGTCAAGGAATTTACACCTTTAACCCTTTGAGGTTTTAACTGAATTGGACTGCCTCTTTTTAAGAAAAAAACTTAGGGAAGGAAACGGTTTGGTGGAATATTCCTGCGGTTT
The Nitrospiria bacterium DNA segment above includes these coding regions:
- the glyS gene encoding glycine--tRNA ligase subunit beta produces the protein MSKELFLEIGTEEIPAVFLPPALGQLEKLAETMFQNHRIAFSGLKTLGTPRRLVLLCEDVSVQQTDVEMETLGPARRISYDPQGHPTPAAKGFAKSQGVEVEDLSFKTTEKGEYICVKKLEKGEKTFSLLKTIFPELISSLHFPKSMRWNGGKVRFARPIRWIVALFNDQVVPFSLGKVRAGSFSRGHMAIPSPGKTKSIQFKFKGITQYLQEARKYHVLVDPIERKVKIEKEIGRLTRGGAEVIPDQELLELTTNMVEFPVAIKGGFHREFLELPREVLINAMREHQGYFPIEDPKGKLLPQFISVCDVKASKMNVIRKGNERVLRARLADARFFFKKDRKEGLDKRVDELKGMTFHQGLGTLYEKTQRLQALGEFLANQWDGFSIDQIRRAAFLSKADLRTEMVGEFPKLQGIMGGEYARFQGEETEVYQAISEQYLPGFVGDHLPQTEAGTALAIADKLDSLTGFFGINRAPSGSQDPYGLRRQALGIGLILIGKQKRLSLVGAITEGIRVYQGKIKRPSQELGEALLDFFKQRISYLLTQEGFRTDLVTAILDRCDDPFDARERLIALVQLSRQTGFNELIVAFTRVMNILPKGFEGEVQAERFQDEVERNLFGLFQKTEKTVLPLMDEFKYSKALAELVSLKPFIDTFFEKVLVMDPDPQIRQNRLALMKGLRDLFWLFGNFSKIQQSEGKQE
- a CDS encoding glycine--tRNA ligase subunit alpha, yielding MKKISSLTFQQLILAFQHFWEKQGCVLQQPYDLEMGAGTFHPATFLRALGPEFWKAAFVQPCRRPTDGRYGENPNRLQHYYQYQVLLKPPPEDIQQLYLKSLKEVGISNREHDIRFVHDDWESPTLGAWGLGWEVRLDGMEITQFTYFQEVGGIELDPVSVEITYGLERIAMYLQNVDNVFDLVWTDGIFYGDVHHETEIQFSRYNFEEADIEGLKQAFSLCEEEAKRLVEKGLVYPAYDQCMKCSHLFNLLEARGAISVAERTTYITRVRNIARKCAEAYLHFREEKGHPLTQPGKKREKVWKIHV